In Anopheles gambiae chromosome 2, idAnoGambNW_F1_1, whole genome shotgun sequence, a single window of DNA contains:
- the LOC11176124 gene encoding probable nuclear hormone receptor HR38, with protein sequence MKCFVVLSALALALASARPEGYSYFTPHGSSSGHGGHSATSSASVLFTSAGTGASAAASAVDDCEEPAHEQLSPFQHSQVHFYAPQTATHGESSSYLSASSGHQQQQHHLSLPVAHAQVAVSGGSSTAGHYHYQHQEQQQQHHQQEHHHQQHQTVEHQVHHHAEPQVEYFTNVHQHQSQQAHHHEQQHHHQHHEASVHYVQQPVVKEEVHKHVYVHVAPEEKEEIHQKVILPTYTKQKHYKIIFIKAPSPPTVSKVVLPQPPVNEEKTLVYVLHKKPELEQEIVVPAPATAKPSKPEVYFIKYKTKKQEQHSYHHHEEQHSSAGTFGGSSSSSSSLSSGASAGAFEAADLSGYGGVYSSSFAPIVVPEGSYYSTTPAPVKVTTVHSVASSSTSAPSSSYVSSTASSNSAHKAQSIKVTNIGLSGYSSGGTGYGSSTGLSSSLSSSTSSSSSGRQRGSKKSCGKCSKTNSAPLAVGGTLDAFVSNVY encoded by the coding sequence ATGAAGTGTTTTGTGGTGTTAAGTGCCTTGGCGCTGGCACTGGCTAGTGCCAGACCCGAAGGCTACAGTTACTTCACGCCCCATGGATCCAGCTCGGGCCACGGTGGTCATTCGGCTACCTCGAGTGCTAGTGTACTGTTTACTTCCGCCGGCACGGGTGCATCCGCTGCCGCCAGTGCGGTGGACGACTGTGAAGAGCCCGCGCACGAGCAGCTGTCACCGTTCCAGCACAGCCAGGTGCACTTCTACGCACCACAAACCGCTACTCATGGCGAGTCCTCGTCGTACCTCAGTGCTTCTTCTggacatcagcagcagcagcatcatttgTCGCTGCCAGTAGCTCACGCTCAGGTGGCCGTGTCGGGTGGATCTTCCACTGCCGGACACTACCACTACCAGCATcaggagcagcaacagcagcaccaccaacaaGAACATCATCACCAACAACATCAGACCGTTGAACATCAGGTGCATCATCACGCTGAGCCACAGGTCGAATACTTCACCAACGTACATCAGCACCAATCGCAGCAGGCGCATCatcacgagcagcagcaccatcatcaacaCCACGAAGCATCCGTGCACTACGTGCAGCAGCCCGTCGTCAAGGAGGAGGTCCACAAGCACGTGTACGTGCATGTCGCACCGGAAGAGAAGGAAGAAATCCACCAGAAAGTGATACTGCCGACCTACACCAAGCAGAAGCACTACAAGATCATCTTCATCAAGGCGCCGTCCCCGCCGACCGTCAGCAAGGTCGTGCTGCCCCAGCCACCGGTCAACGAGGAGAAGACACTCGTCTACGTGCTGCACAAGAAGCCCGAGCTGGAGCAGGAGATCGTTGTGCCTGCACCAGCGACTGCCAAGCCCAGCAAGCCGGAGGTGTACTTCATCAAGTACAAGACCAAGAAGCAGGAGCAACACTCCTACCACCATCACGAGGAGCAGCACTCTTCTGCCGGTACGTTCggtggcagcagtagcagcagcagcagcctcagCAGTGGTGCTAGTGCCGGTGCCTTCGAAGCGGCCGATCTGTCCGGGTACGGTGGAGtgtacagcagcagctttgCACCGATCGTCGTTCCGGAGGGATCGTACTACAGCACGACGCCGGCACCGGTCAAGGTGACCACCGTCCACTCCGTTGCGTCGTCTTCCACGTCGGCACCGTCCTCGTCGTACGTGAGCAGCAcggccagcagcaacagcgccCACAAGGCGCAGAGCATTAAAGTGACCAACATTGGCCTGTCTGGCTATTCTTCTGGTGGAACGGGATACGGCTCAAGCACGGGCTTGAGCTCGAGCTTGAGTTctagcaccagcagcagcagcagtggtcgTCAGCGTGGTTCGAAGAAGTCGTGCGGCAAGTGCAGCAAGACCAACAGTGCGCCACTGGCCGTCGGTGGCACACTCGACGCATTCGTGTCGAACGTGTACTAG